The following DNA comes from Ananas comosus cultivar F153 unplaced genomic scaffold, ASM154086v1, whole genome shotgun sequence.
TAAATACCCGACCCTCGAAACTCTCTTCTTCTCCAACGTACCCTAAGGTGAGCAAAGCTACCACTACTCAAAGCTCGGAGCTCATCAATGGCGCCTCCACGctcctcctccatctcctcAAGCTCCTCGCAATCGCTCAAGGACGTGATCGGCGACCTCGACCGCGGCTCCTACGTCGCTCTCCTCTCCAAGCTCATCGGCGAGTCCAAGTACGTGCAAAACAACCCCCCCGACTACGTCCCCAAGGAGGACCTCGTCGCCTGCCACGTGCTCGACGTGCTCCTCCCACTGTCCACCACCCCCAACAATGGCGGTGGTGGAGGCCCCCTCGTCGTTCAGCACATCACCAGATGCCCGAACCGCGGCAACGTCATCGTCCAGTACCCCGGCACCGGCGACGGCGCCGTCTCCTTCGTCGGCATGCACATGGACGTTGTCCCCGCCAACCCCGACCAATGGGTCTCCCCAATCCTCCTCTCAATCCCTTCCCCTAATCTCCTATTTTCCCCCAATTTTCGGCCGATTTATTGATTAGGGTTTCGCTCTACACATTGTGGGGGCGATTTTTTGTGCTTAGGAGTTCGATCCGTTCTCGCTGAGCGTGGACGGGGACAAGCTCCAGGGGAGGGGTACCACGGATTGCCTGGGACACGTGGCGCTGGTGACGGAGCTGATGAAGAGGTTGGGGGAGACGAAGCCGACGCTGAAGAACTCGATCTACGCAGTGTTCATCTGCAACGAGGAGAACGGCTCGGTCACGGGGATCGGCGTGGACATGTTGGCCGAAGAGGGGTACCTTGATGAGCTCAAGGCTGGACCCGTGTAAGTGTGATTTCCCGGTTCTACAGGGACTATTGTGCANACGAAGCCGAAGCTGAAGAACTCGATCTACGCAGTGTTCATCTGCAACGAGGAGAACGGCGAGGTCACGGGGATCGGCGTGGACATGTTGGCCAAAGAGGGGTACCTTGATGCGCTCAAGGCCGGGCCCCTGTAAGTGTGATTTCCTGGTTTTACAGGGACTATTGTGCGAAAATTTGTTGGGTTTTTGTTGAGTTGTTTTGGGTGTTTTGAATTTGCAGGTATTGGATTGATGTCGCCGATAAGCAACCCTGCATTGGCAGCGGAGGGATGATCACGTGGGATCTCAAAGCAATAGGAAAGCAGTTCCATAGTGGTCTCCCTAACAAGGTATATAATATACGTACGTAGCTAATTGTTTCTAACATATACGTATTGAATTTCCAATTTCGTACTAAATATGTTCTTGAATGATTTAGAAGAAAAATAGTTTGTAGTAAATTGATTCCTTACGAATTCTagttgttttgaatttttagttagTATTTTGAGATTATAGTAAATTTGGAGTTtccttcggaaaaaaaaaaccgtatGGCGCTCTAGTTGTCGGAATAAGAAAAGCAGAATTGTAATCCCAGTGTTTCACCTTGaattcataaataattaatCTGCTTCGAATTGATGTATTGTAACTAaagaatttagattttttttttttgagaaaaatatagtaagctacctacttcattcataAGGTGGTATAAATTTGGCAACAGAGATAAAGCAGCCGAGGTCtcgagaaaaaagagaaaacaaaacaacCAAAATAGAGAGAGGAGtaaaggggaagagagagagaggagagaaggagGGGGAGGATTAGCTTACATATGTATAATTAACGGTGTTATTCTAACTGAAGAATTTAgaattaaacttaatttttagaACATAATCTCTATTAACATAATATTTTGGACTAATCACAGTTTTCatgtaaattttgttaaaaaggCATACTAGAAATGTTCACGGAACATATAGTTAAGCACTACTATATATTTGCTACCACAAGTTCCATGCTACGTATTTCAATTGGGTTCACTGGGTAATCCAATTCCACAGGCCATTAACGCAATGGAGTTAAACATGGAAGCACTTAAAGTGATTCAAACAAGATTTTACAGTGATGTCCCTCCACTTCCTGAAGAGAAGAAGTACAAGTATGCCACACCGTCAACTATGAAACCAACTCAATGGACTTGTAAGCCCAACCcacgtttttctttttctctagcGAGTAATGTTATTTTTCGCACTAACAACGTGTTATCTGATATAACCAGAAATAGATGGTTAAATGCGTACTATTCGACTTTTTTCTGATTATGTATGGTTGCAATGTAGATCCAGGAGGGAGTGTGAATCAGATTCCAGGTGAATGTACCATATCAGGAGATGTGAGGTGAGTTCAATCACAAACGAAAAGTCTAAAAACGCTCTGATTTGCCTTcgtctattctttttttttttttgcctgtggaatgtataatttactatttacttatgatataatatatctatGTATGTACATATTTATGTCAGTTTCTATGTGTGTATTGTGCTAGAAGCCTAGAATAAAATTTGTTTCCGTGAAAAAAGTGTTACTAATGGCTATTATAGCTGATAAAAACATCGGATGTAAAATATTGATTTACTCTTCTGTAATAGTATTGGCTTTTGTCAATAAGTGGTTTAATGTGTCGCCAATatctgttttttcttcttttcttttttttttccttccccaAGAGACTTAAATGCATAATTTTCCCCGtgcaaaatataattatttaagatttaacatggtattttgattgatttaaaGGTTGAAAAATGCCCATGATAAAGCAATTACATTTCTTTGCCCTTTCTATTGATGTTGTCCAATAATGTTGGCAATCGAATAAGCTTTACCACACATACTGATTTTGATTACTGCCTAGCTGAGTAAGGTTCTTCTTTCAAGAATTTTTCGTAGTTGAGAGATTAAATCTAACTTGGTATGCAATGTATGCTGCAGGTTGACTGCTTTCTATAGGTGAGTACCCACTcttgatattatattttctgttttaatgaaaaaaaaaagaagaaaattacagCTTTTGGTTGTCTATCTTGCTGCTTACCCTTTCTTTCCTGATTTTGGCTCTCTCGGAATGAACATGCTGAAAGAAAGATAATGTGAAAAACTAATTACTTCAATTTTCAGCCCAACTGATATTGTGAAGAAGTTATACGCCTATGTAGATGACATAAATGCCCATATTGAGGATCTAGATACTCGTGGTCCAGTGTCAAAATATGTTCTCCCTGATGAAGGTCTCAAAGGAAGGTGAAGCTTAATTCGCGTTAACCTTGATAGTTTCTTTCGCTTGCGTGTAAAGTTCCTTTAAATCCTGATTTTTTACCCTCCTCTGTGTGTCTTGATGCTTCCTAGGGTTGAAATCAAAACTGGTGAGGAGATTATTGCTGGAATCGCTTGCAATCTTGATTCTCGTGGCTATCACGTTCTATCTGAAGCAACCAAAGAAGTGATTGGCTTTGTCGAACCTTACGCGGATACTGGAACATTGCCATTGGTTCGCGATTTACAGGTTTAATGCTTTCCTCTTTAAATTCGCTGCTCTACCAGAAACCTTCTTTGTGAACTAATCCTGTTATCTTCTCATTTTGGTAGGATCAAGGTTTTGATGTTCAACTCACTGGATATGGTAACAAACAATCGTTTCTCAATACCGGCATTTTGCTTGTTTAATCCATTGTGTCAACCCTCATTATATGATATATTGAGATTCCACGCTTTATTGATCGAAATCCTATTAGCTTGACTTCTCTTAAAAGAAGTACATAAAGACTTCCATTAACTGGTATTAGATCCTAAACTTGCTTGTCTGATAATTGATTCCCGCTTATTACGAATGAAATNTCCTGCATTGTAACGCTTTTTAATTTGTGCATTTTACCAGGCATAAATGACGTATACCATGCAGACAACGAATACTGCATGTTCTCCGACATGAAGCAAGGCTTTGAAGTGTTTGTGAGCATCATCTCCAAgttagaaaaagataaataagtGGCCAGGATTTAGTGCGTTTGTAGTTCTAAATTCCAATAAACTCCAAGGTCTCTGATCCTTTGGTGAGGCTTTGCCTCTGTCTACGTTTCtcaataaaatgaaataaactcGATGGTTTCAAATCCATGTTTCGCTCGTTTTTATGAGTCGGATTTACTGATCAGCTTTTCggctgcaaataaaaaatgctGTGATTGTATGGTTTCCGCATGTTTCGTTTGTTTACAAAAATAGTGAGAGAGAAGtgttttttatatgaaaaaattagaatataaacTCACACCTTCATATTTAACTGAGACTCTTATAATTATCGTCACCTCTTTTGTTATTAcaacaaaagtttcaaataaaaCACCCCAAATAGACTCATGTATGTATCAAGATAGAAAGAACTGAATTAACTTAACAATCTAGCTAGCAATTAAGCTTCGAAGCTTCCTCTTACTTGGGCTTTTTCATCTGCATGGCATCTCTTTATGTAGGACATGCATTTTCTTAACAAGTGCCCTTCACTTATAGGATGGCAGTTTCAAATTGTCAATTTCTGGAAAGATCTTTATGTATTTAATGgcttatatgtataattaagCTTTGAAGAATATATGCATACAtgcaagcatgcatgcatacatacatacatacatatatatatatatatatatatatatatatagtagatagTAGATAGATAGTATANATGTATATGAGTttggctatggtgcttgtaaaagcactaagcagttggtgcttgtaaattttttaccattagatttacTCTTCTGATTATTTTCAACCgtcagattatactattcaaccaatgcactcattcaaccctagagtgtcacatcatcctaaccgcatatccctTAGTCCAATAactaaaaatctataagcacgaataacttggtacttttaaaaagcgtaggagctcaattatatatatatagaactagactggaatattattaatagcaccaagctattggtgctattaattttttagttcttGGATTGATAAATGTGCGGTttggatgatgtgggccctctagggttgagtgagtggttggttgaatagtataatctaacggataaaaataatcaaaaggttaaatctaacggtagaaaactcgatagcactaaacctttggtgctatcgatagtatcccagccggactcatatatatgtatatatatatagagtccggctactatgctattaatagcgcgaagcacttggtgctaccaagttttccgccgttagatctaccattttgatcattttcacccgttagatcatactattcaaccaaccacccactcaaccctagagggcccacatcatcctaaccgcccatctcttaatccaatggtcaaaaacttggtagcaccactgactttgtgctattaataacatagtagcctagttctctctctctctctctctctctctctctatatatatatatatattatagtagtctaattctctctttctctctctctctctctctagaatactattaatagcatttgactccttttactatcaagtttttaacatttgaatcaatttctttgatcattcgaatcattggattaaatattataaaccaGTGAAGACCACTCAACTCTGGGAGAAccgctcaaccctaggagactaATATAATTCTAactttacaatttttcatccaataaaaacttgatagcaaaaaaggtcGTCAAATCTTCTTGATACTATTAAGTTCTCTATCATTAGATCtatcttttcatcatttccacccgttatgttatactattcaatcaaccatcaACTCAACCCTACAGGattactatcatcttaaccgcacattctttaaTTTAACAGTTGAAAATTCGATAGTATCATGCGCTtaatactttatatttatagtatagtaacataattctatatgtgtatatatatataattgtagcAGCTGTAATTTTAACTGCATATATTCATCTCTAATTCTgttgtatattattatttataattatatgccTCAGCTAAAACTGCCTATAATAAAGCGATCCAATGATCACATCATGTATAGTCCTATGGATTCTCATACTTTAGTTTTGTgcaaaaatctttcaaaatttcacTTTTGGTTTACGGTGCAACTTCACCTTGTCCACACCCGAGCAATTATTTAAAATTGTCGCATTCGCATCGACTACTCGCAATCGCCGCGAGGCGAAATAAGCATCACACGTACGCCTTTGGCCTTTCTCGCACGCTTTGGATCGATTTTGGGTccactattatatatatctttgcaATATTACTCGCACGTGCTCAAATCGCCCGCTTCGTTCGCACATGCACGTCGTCGTTCCATCGCATTCTCTAATTAAGTTAATTTGTTTTCTACTAcaatagataaaaatatcacaaataattagcccctcctcctcctcctcctctccgccgtAGCTGTAGCGAGTGATAGACAATGAATGAACTCAAATATGATTGCCATGTGATCAATACATTtataaaatgatagaaatgATAGAATGAGTGTCCCAGATTGTATACTGaaaactttttcaaaaattactagtatatattattattatacatgcATAAAACGTGTTGATCAAGACAAGATACAGAATTTgttttttgagattttattcAGATGCtttatggattcaaaataatatattatgagCTGAACCTACATATAGAGAccttaaaatctaaaaaaaaataagaaagaaaaaaaaactgatgcTCTACACTTCTAGATTGTGGTGTGTTAAAAACTATTGTTTGGTGCGTTTGTTTCTTCAATAACTAGTTAGGACTTGGGAATGCTTAGCGTAGCTGCAGTAGgttcttaaaatttattattttttgatgcattagtttttttatatttaccgatttcatcaaaattttatatttttcatttgaatATCCGCAGGATTGAATTATAATATCTTTTTTGGATATTACGTGGTCGGCGAGAATAGAgcattaataaatttttctgTATAAAACCGATCATATCCAGTATAGTTAGCTACGAGTTTGATCATTAGTATCCAATATCTCAAGTTCATAGcatgtttaatttaaatttttattaaatttatttttaaaaaggttAATAACACATATATGGGGCTATTTTTCTCCCTCACAAAAATAAATCCccttgtaggaaaaaaaaaagaaaaaaaaaaaggaaaagaagttcAATTATTAAAGTACTGCAACAAAGTTGCTGCAATCTGCCAAGGGCTCTTTCTTTTCAACTTTTTGGGGTCGTTGTCCTTACTCGCATATATAGGATGAGACCGTACAGTGTCTGTTTTTGGAGACATTATTACGCGAAAGTACGctacattttttaaattttatagttaaggttttcaaatatatactttacaatatttaaaattttaaatcaaatttatataattttgggcATCagtattttacaaattaattactaacttttttatattattgaaagttgattttttattttcaatttgtgCTTATTAATTNTTTGACTccttttactatcaagtttttaatatttaaatcaatttctttgatcatttgattaaatattataaatcagcgaagaccactcaactctaggagaaccactcaaccctaggagactaatataattttaaccttacaatttttcatccaaataaaatttgatagcaaaaagggtCAAATACTCTTGATACTATTAAGTTCTCTAtcattagatctaccttttcatcatttccacccgttatgttactattcaaccaaccatcaaCTCAACCCTACAGGATTACTATCATTTTAACCgcatattcttttatttaacggttgaaaattcGATAGTATCATGCGCTTAATACTTAATttatattgatagtatagtaacataattctatatatataattgtagcAGCTGTAATTTTAACTGTATATATTCAtctctaattctgttgtagattattatttataattatatgccTCAGCTAAAACTGCCTATAATAAAGTGATCCAATGATCACATCATGTATAGTCCTATGGATTCTCATACTTTAGTTTTGTgcaaaaatctttcaaaatttcacTTTTGGTTTACGGTGCAACTTCACCTTGTCCACACCCGAGCAATTATTTAAAATTGTCGCATTCGCACCGACTACTCGCAATCGCCGCGAGGCGAAATAAGCATCACACGTACGCCTTTGGCCTTTCTCGCACGCTTTGGATCGATTTTGGGTCCACTACTATATATATCTTTGCAATATTACTCGCACGTGCTCAAATCGCCCGCTTCGTTCGCACATGCACGTCGTCGTTCCATCGCATTCTCTAATTAAGTTAATTTGTTTTCTACTAcaatagataaaaatatcacaaataattagcccctcctcctcctctccgccaTAGCTGTAGCGAGCGATAGACAATGAATGGACTCAAATATGATTGCCGTGTGATCAATACATTtataaaatgatagaaatgATAGAATGAGTGTCCCAGATTGtatactgaaaatttttttcaaaaattactagtagatattattattatacatgcATAAAACGTGTTGATCAGTACAAGATACAGAATTTgttttttgagattttattcAGATGCtttatggattcaaaataatatattatgagCTGAACCTATATATAGAGACcttaaaatcttttttaaaaaaaataagaaagaaaaaaaaactgatgcTCTACATTTCTAGAATTGTGGTGTGTTAAAAACTATTGTTTGGTGCGTTTGTTTCTTCAGTAACTAGTTAGGACATGGGAATGCTTAGTGTAGCTGCAGTAGGcccttaaaatttattattttttgatgcattagtttttttatatttaccgatttcatcaaaattttatatttttcatttgaatATCCGCATGATTGAattataatatctttttttgatattatgtgGTCAGCGAGAATAGAGCATtaataaattttctttataaaacCGATCATATCCAGCACAGTTAAGTAGGAGTTTAATCGTTGGTATCCAATATCTCAAGTTCATAGcatgtttaatttaaatttctattaaatttattttaaaaaaataagtaacaCATATATGGGGCTTATTTTCTCCCTCACAAAAATAAATCCCCATgtaggaaaaaaaggaaaagagaagaaaagaagttcAATTATTAAAGTACTGCAACAAAGTTGCTGCAATCTGCCAAGGTCTCTTCCTTTCAACTTTTTGGGGTGGTTGTCCTTACTCACATATATAGGATAATACTGTACAGTGTCTGTTTTTGGAGGCATTATTGCGCGAAAGTATgctacatttttaaaattttatagttaggccctgtttggatgcatagttaaaaaactccatgaaatttttattctatgcttttggtctaaataaaatacggaatcctgtaactacaaaaaaattccacagcttcatttttaaactgtttggatacANAATTAAACATTTTATGACTACGggttttaatatattaaaaccaaattttataacatTTCATATATAAACTTTTGGAATTCCAGGGCAAACCTATGGAGATTTTTGCATCGTATCAATTTGATATGATACGACCATCCTTT
Coding sequences within:
- the LOC109706376 gene encoding acetylornithine deacetylase-like, translating into MAPPRSSSISSSSSQSLKDVIGDLDRGSYVALLSKLIGESKYVQNNPPDYVPKEDLVACHVLDVLLPLSTTPNNGGGGGPLVVQHITRCPNRGNVIVQYPGTGDGAVSFVGMHMDVVPANPDQWEFDPFSLSVDGDKLQGRGTTDCLGHVALVTELMKRLGETKPTLKNSIYAVFICNEENGSVTGIGVDMLAEEGYLDELKAGPVYWIDVADKQPCIGSGGMITWDLKAIGKQFHSGLPNKAINAMELNMEALKVIQTRFYSDVPPLPEEKKYKYATPSTMKPTQWTYPGGSVNQIPGECTISGDVRLTAFYSPTDIVKKLYAYVDDINAHIEDLDTRGPVSKYVLPDEGLKGRVEIKTGEEIIAGIACNLDSRGYHVLSEATKEVIGFVEPYADTGTLPLVRDLQDQGFDVQLTGYGINDVYHADNEYCMFSDMKQGFEVFVSIISKLEKDK